In Equus caballus isolate H_3958 breed thoroughbred chromosome 25, TB-T2T, whole genome shotgun sequence, one DNA window encodes the following:
- the PTGES gene encoding prostaglandin E synthase isoform X2, translating into MPPPSLAMVSGQALPAFLLCSTLLVIKMYAVAVITGQVRLRKKAFANPEDALRHGGLQFHRDDQDVERCLRAHRNDMETIYPFLFLGLVYSFLGPDPFVAQMHFLVFFLGRMVHTVAYLGKLRAPTRSLAYTVAQLPCASMALQIVWEAARHL; encoded by the exons ATGCCACCCCCTAGCCTCGCGATGGTGAGTGGCCAGGCGCTCCCGGCCTTCCTGCTCTGCAGCACGCTGCTGGTCATCAAGATGTACGCGGTGGCCGTCATCACGGGCCAAGTGAGGCTGAGGAAGAAG GCTTTCGCCAACCCCGAGGACGCCCTGAGACACGGAGGCCTCCAGTTTCACCGGGACGACCAGGACGTGGAGCGTTGCCTGAG AGCCCACCGGAACGACATGGAGACCATCTACCCCTTCCTGTTCCTGGGCCTCGTCTACTCCTTCCTGGGGCCCGACCCTTTCGTGGCCCAGATGCACTTTCTCGTCTTCTTCCTGGGCCGCATGGTGCACACCGTGGCCTACCTGGGGAAGCTGCGGGCGCCCACCCGCTCTCTGGCCTACACCGTGGCCCAGCTCCCCTGCGCCTCGATGGCCCTGCAGATCGTCTGGGAAGCAGCCCGCCACCTGTGA
- the PTGES gene encoding prostaglandin E synthase isoform X1 — translation MVRRHSLTPALAVFPGAPAAEMPPPSLAMVSGQALPAFLLCSTLLVIKMYAVAVITGQVRLRKKAFANPEDALRHGGLQFHRDDQDVERCLRAHRNDMETIYPFLFLGLVYSFLGPDPFVAQMHFLVFFLGRMVHTVAYLGKLRAPTRSLAYTVAQLPCASMALQIVWEAARHL, via the exons atGGTAAG GAGACACAGCCTCACGCCTGCTCTCGCCGTGTTCCCCGGAGCTCCTGCCGCCGAGATGCCACCCCCTAGCCTCGCGATGGTGAGTGGCCAGGCGCTCCCGGCCTTCCTGCTCTGCAGCACGCTGCTGGTCATCAAGATGTACGCGGTGGCCGTCATCACGGGCCAAGTGAGGCTGAGGAAGAAG GCTTTCGCCAACCCCGAGGACGCCCTGAGACACGGAGGCCTCCAGTTTCACCGGGACGACCAGGACGTGGAGCGTTGCCTGAG AGCCCACCGGAACGACATGGAGACCATCTACCCCTTCCTGTTCCTGGGCCTCGTCTACTCCTTCCTGGGGCCCGACCCTTTCGTGGCCCAGATGCACTTTCTCGTCTTCTTCCTGGGCCGCATGGTGCACACCGTGGCCTACCTGGGGAAGCTGCGGGCGCCCACCCGCTCTCTGGCCTACACCGTGGCCCAGCTCCCCTGCGCCTCGATGGCCCTGCAGATCGTCTGGGAAGCAGCCCGCCACCTGTGA